From a region of the Roseivirga sp. 4D4 genome:
- a CDS encoding DUF763 domain-containing protein yields MNRSGHADLPLHYGTVPPWLASRMAQLGRAITESILIEYGIQTFIQRMSDPLWFQSLGAVMGMDWHSSGITTSVVGALKRAINPISDELGLYVCGGRGKYSRQTPNELVKVAMKTGLNGDELVRSSKLSAKVDNTAVQDGFSIYLHSFFLAKDGEWAVVQQGMNEATGYARRYHWYSKAFQDFLKEPHTSVIGHNQGDILNLTANEADQTKEGILEMTKEKPDIISREAQRYVLMPTHHDVRAEDIDLKRLGSTLALAHDTDISNFEDLLLLKGVGPRTLQSLTLVSEVIHGTPSRFTDPARFSFAHGGKDGHPFPVPLKTYDETLNILRTGLEKAKIGHSDKLKAVKSLSQIAQKLENSFSPNANFEEVIAKERAESYKYGGMTVKGPARKLRKNVKRQLELF; encoded by the coding sequence ATGAATAGATCAGGTCATGCAGATTTACCCTTGCACTATGGAACAGTTCCGCCATGGCTGGCCAGTCGCATGGCACAGCTGGGCAGGGCTATAACCGAGTCTATCCTTATCGAGTATGGAATCCAAACCTTCATACAGCGAATGAGTGATCCTCTGTGGTTTCAGTCACTCGGTGCTGTCATGGGAATGGACTGGCATTCTTCAGGCATCACTACCTCGGTGGTCGGTGCGTTGAAAAGAGCCATCAACCCAATTTCCGATGAACTAGGACTATATGTTTGTGGTGGTAGAGGCAAATACTCTCGGCAAACACCTAATGAGCTTGTAAAGGTAGCCATGAAAACGGGTTTGAATGGAGACGAATTGGTCAGGTCTAGTAAACTGAGTGCTAAAGTAGATAATACAGCTGTCCAGGATGGGTTTTCCATTTACCTTCACTCCTTCTTTCTAGCGAAGGATGGTGAATGGGCAGTCGTTCAACAGGGAATGAATGAAGCTACTGGTTACGCCAGGCGTTATCATTGGTACTCAAAGGCATTTCAAGACTTTCTAAAGGAGCCTCACACCTCAGTTATTGGTCACAATCAGGGAGACATACTGAACCTGACGGCCAATGAAGCAGATCAAACCAAAGAGGGTATTCTGGAGATGACAAAAGAGAAGCCCGATATCATTTCAAGAGAAGCTCAGCGGTATGTATTGATGCCCACTCATCATGATGTTAGAGCCGAGGACATTGATCTCAAACGACTGGGTAGCACCTTGGCGCTGGCCCATGATACCGATATTAGCAATTTTGAAGACTTACTGCTACTGAAAGGTGTAGGACCGCGCACGCTCCAATCATTGACTCTCGTCAGCGAAGTAATTCACGGTACTCCATCTCGGTTTACCGACCCTGCTCGGTTTTCTTTTGCCCATGGCGGTAAAGACGGTCATCCCTTTCCTGTTCCGCTAAAGACTTATGATGAGACGCTAAACATACTAAGAACTGGTCTTGAAAAGGCTAAAATTGGCCATAGTGATAAACTTAAAGCTGTTAAGAGCTTGAGCCAAATTGCTCAAAAACTTGAGAATTCATTCAGTCCAAATGCCAACTTTGAAGAAGTAATCGCTAAAGAAAGAGCTGAAAGCTATAAATACGGAGGCATGACAGTGAAAGGACCTGCAAGAAAACTTCGAAAAAATGTAAAGCGGCAGCTTGAACTGTTCTAG
- a CDS encoding DEAD/DEAH box helicase, with the protein MSHFSKLGLSQPICDVLENMGFEQPTPIQEKAIPMLLENNPTDFIGLAQTGTGKTAAFGLPLIDLIDSKNSATQALIMAPTRELGQQTAQQLVNFSKSKRGVNVEVVYGGADISKQIKALKKPTQIVVATPGRLLDLIKRRAINLQNVEFVVLDEADEMLNMGFKDDIDEILSHTLENRVTWLFSATMPKEIRRLVNTYMKDPLEVSVDAAQKSNKDISHQYVVTKTNNKLSALKRFLDIQPDMKGIMFCRTKMDTQEIADELSKLGYAVEALHGDLSQRQRDTVMKRFKTRSMQLLIATDVAARGIDVNDLTHVFHHKLPDQLESYTHRSGRTGRAGKKGISMAFINPREGRKITDIERKVNVKFEKVAIPTIDELKVSRLNNWASLILNTKVDEKAEDILNSLHGQFADLTKEDLLKRLITSQLDHLMVESGGEDDLNEGQGNDQKDNRERKSRAKDGANRYFINVGRMDGVTEADLIHFISDVTGIGRRLFSDISIQKNCSFFNLDSKHDDGLSKHFEYIEVEGRPIRVNRDEEGRPSGRQNHRKSNNRNDRGGKNRSKHSANPAGRRNRGRRR; encoded by the coding sequence TTGAGTCATTTTAGCAAATTAGGACTGTCACAGCCGATCTGTGATGTTTTAGAAAATATGGGCTTTGAACAGCCCACCCCAATTCAAGAAAAAGCCATACCTATGTTGTTGGAAAATAATCCAACGGACTTTATTGGCTTAGCACAAACCGGTACAGGAAAAACAGCAGCATTTGGACTTCCTTTGATCGATCTTATAGATTCCAAGAATTCGGCTACACAAGCCTTGATTATGGCTCCGACACGAGAGCTCGGTCAGCAAACTGCTCAGCAGTTGGTTAATTTCTCTAAGAGTAAGCGAGGTGTTAATGTGGAAGTGGTTTATGGCGGGGCCGATATTAGTAAACAAATCAAAGCCTTAAAGAAACCTACTCAAATTGTGGTGGCTACTCCAGGACGTCTTCTTGATTTGATAAAAAGAAGAGCGATCAACCTTCAGAATGTCGAGTTTGTTGTCTTAGATGAGGCAGATGAGATGCTCAATATGGGATTCAAAGATGATATCGATGAAATTCTATCACATACTCTAGAGAATCGAGTGACATGGCTTTTCTCAGCCACCATGCCCAAAGAGATCAGAAGGTTGGTGAATACCTATATGAAGGATCCGCTTGAGGTTTCCGTTGATGCAGCCCAAAAGAGTAATAAAGACATTTCTCACCAGTATGTGGTCACAAAGACCAACAATAAGCTCTCGGCATTAAAGCGCTTTCTGGATATCCAACCAGATATGAAGGGTATTATGTTCTGTCGTACCAAAATGGATACGCAGGAAATTGCCGATGAACTTTCTAAGCTGGGTTATGCTGTGGAGGCCCTGCATGGTGATCTCTCTCAAAGACAGCGTGATACAGTGATGAAACGCTTCAAAACCCGCTCAATGCAGTTGCTCATTGCTACTGATGTTGCTGCTAGGGGTATTGATGTTAATGATTTGACCCATGTCTTCCATCATAAGTTGCCAGATCAGTTGGAGAGCTATACGCACAGAAGTGGTAGAACGGGCAGGGCAGGCAAGAAGGGTATTTCTATGGCCTTTATCAATCCACGTGAAGGCAGGAAAATAACTGATATCGAAAGAAAAGTGAATGTGAAATTTGAAAAGGTCGCTATTCCAACGATTGATGAATTGAAGGTAAGTCGCTTGAACAATTGGGCGAGTCTTATTCTCAATACCAAGGTGGACGAAAAGGCAGAAGATATTCTTAATAGTCTCCACGGCCAGTTTGCTGATCTAACCAAAGAAGACCTTCTTAAAAGACTTATTACAAGTCAATTAGACCATTTAATGGTTGAAAGTGGAGGTGAAGACGACCTAAATGAGGGTCAAGGCAATGATCAAAAAGACAATAGAGAAAGAAAATCAAGGGCCAAGGATGGTGCTAATCGTTATTTTATCAATGTAGGTAGAATGGATGGCGTTACTGAAGCCGATTTAATTCACTTCATATCCGATGTAACCGGGATAGGTAGAAGACTCTTTTCGGATATATCAATACAAAAGAATTGTAGCTTTTTTAACCTAGATTCTAAGCATGATGATGGTTTGAGCAAACACTTTGAGTATATTGAGGTCGAAGGAAGACCTATTCGTGTTAATAGAGACGAAGAGGGAAGGCCTTCAGGCAGGCAAAATCATAGAAAAAGCAACAATAGGAATGACCGGGGAGGCAAGAATAGGTCCAAGCACTCCGCCAATCCTGCAGGCCGAAGAAACAGAGGCCGAAGAAGGTAA
- a CDS encoding adenylate/guanylate cyclase domain-containing protein has translation MNEKLRIKWSKMRVITIAWISVAIVFALVDHWTINSSFSIGTSELYSFSSNLTFHILSTVIAITIGASFLVFYLHDRLIDRPYWQGILTIVIVYITVVTFITLVFGLILVPINSSISIGEEGFRDAYQDYLLDSIHLRNIMLWSIVVGSTQLLLQINDKFGHGLLGKLILGKYHKAREEDRIFMFLDLKSSTATAEKLGNKLYHEFLRDYFSDMTNAIIFNRGKIYQYVGDEVVITWTKQEGISNYNCLKCYFDIKESIEERKEKYIQKYGFLPEFKAGLHTGKVIAGEIGIIKRDITYSGDVLNTAARIQSKCNEHNVYLLASEKLFELFPKGIPFKKKSIGEIELRGKSLKVALSTFSLK, from the coding sequence ATGAATGAGAAGCTCAGAATAAAATGGTCGAAAATGCGCGTGATTACGATCGCGTGGATATCAGTGGCGATAGTGTTTGCTCTTGTGGACCACTGGACGATCAATTCCTCTTTTTCAATAGGTACCTCTGAGTTGTATTCATTTAGTAGCAACCTGACTTTTCACATTCTTTCAACGGTGATAGCTATTACTATAGGCGCGTCATTCTTAGTATTCTACCTTCATGATCGCCTAATCGATCGGCCTTACTGGCAGGGAATACTTACGATTGTTATTGTTTATATCACTGTAGTGACATTTATCACTTTGGTCTTCGGGTTAATACTCGTTCCGATTAATTCCAGTATTTCTATTGGGGAAGAGGGTTTTAGAGATGCGTATCAGGATTACCTCTTAGACTCGATCCACTTAAGAAATATTATGCTTTGGTCAATCGTTGTGGGTTCGACACAATTGCTCTTACAGATAAATGACAAGTTCGGACATGGTCTTTTAGGTAAACTCATTCTGGGGAAATATCATAAAGCAAGGGAAGAAGATAGGATATTCATGTTTCTTGATTTGAAGTCTTCTACCGCAACAGCAGAAAAGCTTGGTAATAAACTGTATCATGAATTCCTGAGAGATTATTTCTCGGATATGACGAATGCCATCATATTCAATAGGGGAAAGATATATCAATATGTAGGAGATGAGGTGGTGATTACGTGGACCAAGCAAGAGGGCATATCAAATTATAATTGCCTTAAATGCTACTTCGATATCAAGGAATCTATTGAGGAGAGGAAAGAAAAATATATTCAGAAATATGGTTTTCTACCAGAATTCAAGGCCGGATTACATACCGGTAAAGTCATTGCAGGAGAGATAGGCATAATCAAAAGGGACATCACGTATTCTGGAGATGTATTGAACACCGCTGCCCGAATTCAATCTAAGTGCAACGAGCATAATGTCTATCTATTAGCCTCTGAGAAGCTATTTGAGCTGTTTCCCAAAGGAATTCCATTCAAGAAGAAGAGTATCGGGGAAATTGAATTGAGAGGCAAGTCCCTGAAAGTGGCATTGAGTACATTTTCATTGAAGTAA
- a CDS encoding PleD family two-component system response regulator, translating to MKKLLIIEDHPMMRMFLQNYLSKSYEVTTVSTPEEALDYSTKNTFPDLILSDYKDKQSKDFQMLQCLCMQIEWRNIPLFVLTDQDKSQERINALELGAKDTLSKPFNPKELVMRIDAMLHVSSLNTIRTVA from the coding sequence ATGAAAAAGCTCCTAATCATTGAAGATCATCCTATGATGCGCATGTTTCTTCAAAACTACTTAAGCAAAAGTTACGAGGTAACTACTGTTTCTACTCCTGAAGAGGCACTTGATTATAGCACGAAAAACACGTTTCCGGATTTGATTTTGAGCGATTACAAAGACAAACAATCGAAGGACTTTCAAATGCTTCAATGTCTTTGCATGCAAATCGAATGGAGAAATATCCCACTGTTTGTATTAACGGATCAGGACAAAAGCCAGGAAAGAATCAACGCGCTAGAGCTAGGGGCTAAAGACACCCTGAGCAAACCCTTTAACCCTAAAGAACTCGTCATGCGGATTGATGCTATGCTCCATGTCTCATCATTAAATACAATCAGAACAGTAGCCTAA
- a CDS encoding helix-turn-helix domain-containing protein: MTLNLWSVLLIASASQCLFLIAFFLLRPSTNKTATRLMILLLVILLFMNVSNLWYSARLYLEVPYLTGIGRGTTLLIGPAIYLYVLSVVKPSFKLKWKHTLHLSGYILGLVLLMAQPSGGNVADSMQQVEAFLMDGIRTTPLVLTRFALYALHLTTYLFLSRRIILSAEHTFSEDYLISKESRIKWLRRLNWVMIAIGVAVIWFFIDALITHYYNADANYINTLIYSVFVYLIAYQALSDERNIVPDFKIKYKSGGKISRDKSLLTQRLNTLFKEQKVFTNPDLNQSSVASMLEIPPHQFSALLNRELNKTFFELVNEYRIEAFIEVSKDSHYNHLSIMGKAQEVGFRSKSSFNTAFKKIKGKTPSDYLKTALN; the protein is encoded by the coding sequence ATGACGCTCAATCTCTGGTCTGTCTTGTTAATTGCCTCGGCTTCACAATGTCTATTCTTGATTGCCTTTTTTCTACTTAGGCCTTCAACCAACAAGACGGCTACTAGGTTGATGATACTGCTGCTTGTCATACTCCTGTTTATGAACGTGAGCAACCTTTGGTATTCAGCAAGACTGTATCTGGAAGTCCCTTATTTAACAGGCATTGGTCGAGGAACTACTTTGCTCATTGGCCCAGCAATTTACCTCTATGTGCTTTCAGTAGTAAAACCTAGCTTCAAACTAAAATGGAAACATACCCTCCACTTAAGCGGCTATATTTTGGGTCTGGTACTTCTTATGGCCCAACCTTCAGGCGGAAACGTAGCTGATTCCATGCAACAAGTTGAGGCCTTTCTCATGGATGGCATTCGAACTACGCCACTTGTCCTTACCCGATTTGCCCTCTATGCACTCCATCTTACCACTTATCTTTTCCTGTCTAGACGAATTATCCTTTCTGCTGAACACACCTTCAGTGAGGATTATCTGATATCTAAGGAATCTCGCATTAAATGGCTAAGAAGGTTAAACTGGGTAATGATAGCCATTGGAGTAGCCGTTATTTGGTTTTTTATAGATGCCCTGATCACCCATTACTATAATGCTGATGCCAACTATATCAATACCCTCATCTACTCAGTATTTGTATATCTTATCGCTTATCAGGCACTTTCGGACGAAAGAAACATAGTTCCAGACTTCAAGATTAAATACAAGTCTGGCGGCAAAATCTCCAGAGATAAAAGTTTGCTTACTCAAAGACTCAACACCTTGTTCAAGGAGCAAAAAGTTTTTACAAACCCTGACCTTAACCAATCATCTGTTGCTTCTATGTTGGAGATTCCCCCTCACCAATTCTCAGCATTACTGAATAGAGAACTGAATAAAACATTTTTCGAGTTGGTCAATGAATATAGAATTGAAGCATTCATTGAGGTTTCAAAAGACAGCCATTACAACCATCTCTCTATCATGGGAAAAGCCCAAGAAGTTGGCTTTAGAAGTAAGTCTTCTTTCAACACGGCCTTCAAAAAGATCAAGGGCAAGACACCGTCTGACTACCTAAAAACTGCCTTGAATTGA
- a CDS encoding fatty acid desaturase family protein has product MLSLFIVPIVLINIGVVEHVALLFALYLTSGFGMAGIGMGVMHDAIHGSYSKNKTVNRLLGYSMNMIGANAGVWKIQHNVLHHTYTNIDEADDDINTPPFLRFSPNRKWMKAHQYQHIYIWFFYAISTISWITTKDFIRVHRYWKMGLVGCKGTYRKQMMQVAIWKALYYTYALILPMIFLPFSPGVIFLAFLSMHMVTGTCISAVFQTAHIMPDVEFPKMDEDGAIEKDWAEHQLETTANYAPGSRVFSWLIGGLNYQVEHHLFPNICHVHYRKLSEIVRETAAEFGVPYYSHKTFASALVQHTRKLQNLGQEHSQESPLMH; this is encoded by the coding sequence ATGTTGTCTCTATTTATTGTACCGATAGTACTTATCAATATTGGAGTGGTTGAGCACGTAGCTTTGCTCTTTGCATTGTACCTCACCAGTGGCTTCGGCATGGCAGGTATTGGTATGGGGGTAATGCATGACGCAATCCACGGATCTTATTCTAAGAATAAAACCGTCAATCGATTGCTTGGCTATTCTATGAACATGATCGGGGCAAATGCTGGTGTATGGAAAATTCAACACAACGTATTGCATCATACCTATACCAACATTGATGAGGCTGACGATGATATTAATACACCGCCTTTCCTGCGTTTTTCTCCCAATAGAAAGTGGATGAAAGCGCATCAATACCAACACATTTACATCTGGTTCTTCTATGCCATCTCTACCATTTCATGGATCACGACAAAAGACTTTATCCGAGTACATCGCTATTGGAAAATGGGCTTAGTAGGCTGTAAAGGGACTTATAGAAAACAAATGATGCAGGTGGCCATCTGGAAGGCACTCTATTATACATATGCTTTAATTCTTCCCATGATCTTTTTGCCCTTTAGTCCTGGGGTGATCTTTTTGGCGTTCTTGAGCATGCATATGGTCACTGGCACGTGCATTAGTGCGGTGTTTCAAACTGCCCATATTATGCCTGATGTTGAATTCCCTAAGATGGACGAAGACGGTGCTATTGAGAAGGACTGGGCAGAACATCAGTTGGAGACAACGGCTAACTATGCACCAGGAAGTCGCGTATTTTCATGGTTGATCGGTGGGCTTAACTATCAGGTAGAACATCATCTATTTCCCAACATATGCCATGTTCATTACCGGAAGTTGTCGGAGATAGTGAGAGAAACGGCAGCCGAGTTTGGCGTGCCTTATTATAGTCATAAGACTTTTGCCAGTGCACTGGTACAGCATACTAGGAAGCTTCAGAATCTCGGTCAAGAACATAGTCAAGAATCTCCTCTGATGCATTAA
- a CDS encoding sugar transferase has translation MKVKRHIPILKRSLDIVVSALLILALTPVWILVAIAIRMESKGPIFYYAHRVGQNYHTFKFYKFRSMRVNADQLVEKMKHLNQYKSEAQETRTLKLTRNLIANAEYKSIVVGDGIYAQLDEFEWQKRNNTGNAFVKFVNDPRITRVGKFIRNTSIDELPQLFNILRGDMSLVGNRPLPLYEAEKLTTDQTVGRFLGPAGLTGLWQVTERGKDNADPVKRVALDIEYAEHHNFWMDLKILFKTPLAALQHENV, from the coding sequence ATGAAGGTAAAGCGTCATATCCCCATCTTAAAAAGAAGCCTTGACATTGTAGTATCAGCACTGCTCATCTTGGCCCTTACCCCTGTTTGGATTCTCGTTGCAATCGCCATAAGAATGGAGTCTAAAGGTCCCATATTCTATTACGCACATCGGGTGGGCCAAAACTATCACACATTCAAATTCTACAAGTTTAGATCTATGCGCGTGAATGCCGATCAATTGGTAGAGAAAATGAAGCACCTCAACCAATATAAATCTGAAGCACAGGAAACACGTACCTTAAAGCTTACTAGGAATCTAATCGCCAACGCTGAGTATAAAAGCATCGTGGTTGGAGATGGCATTTATGCCCAGTTAGATGAGTTCGAATGGCAGAAGAGAAACAATACAGGAAATGCCTTTGTAAAGTTCGTGAATGACCCTCGAATTACGCGAGTGGGCAAATTTATTCGCAATACAAGTATAGATGAACTTCCCCAACTGTTCAACATTCTTAGAGGAGACATGTCCTTGGTTGGTAACAGACCTCTCCCATTATACGAAGCAGAAAAATTAACCACAGACCAAACAGTAGGCAGGTTTCTGGGACCAGCAGGACTCACAGGACTTTGGCAAGTTACCGAACGCGGAAAAGACAATGCCGACCCTGTAAAGCGAGTTGCGCTGGACATTGAATATGCCGAGCATCATAATTTTTGGATGGATTTGAAAATCCTTTTCAAAACACCTCTGGCAGCACTTCAACATGAAAACGTTTAA
- a CDS encoding acyltransferase family protein → MFARFFKSLKRDTSGKQYLAFVDGIRFIAIIPVVILHANERLQRYVINPDTLSSAEQQLSYLISRGAIGVMIFFALSGFILSLPFAKRTKSFHYKDYLKRRLTRLEPPYIFWMTLFGLILFFQSGIPLETIGQHYLASIFYVHNQLFGEFSIINPVAWSLEVEVQYYLIAPFIAIFYFKLEDIRSRHALLLSMIALFIIYQHAFSWQILPLRASILGQLQHFLIGMFMADVYANNKNWHNQKSYGFDLIGIGSIVLMMFTWTEELGKSLIFSIGMIGFFAACLKGRLTYKFLTHSWVSIIGGMCYTIYLTHLPLLELVYSLIGRFGYSSPYWLQLSISLILILPMVLLSSMIFYKCIEQPFMKKEAFTILVKVIQAKENHLKDQHTINAEEQ, encoded by the coding sequence ATGTTCGCAAGATTCTTTAAATCCCTCAAGAGAGATACTTCCGGTAAGCAATACCTAGCCTTTGTAGATGGAATAAGGTTTATAGCCATCATACCAGTCGTCATTTTACATGCAAATGAAAGGCTTCAGCGATATGTCATTAACCCGGATACTTTAAGTTCCGCAGAGCAACAGCTGTCCTATCTTATCAGTCGTGGTGCAATCGGTGTTATGATCTTTTTTGCCCTCAGTGGTTTTATTCTTAGCCTTCCTTTTGCAAAAAGAACCAAATCATTCCATTACAAGGATTATTTGAAAAGACGATTAACCCGTCTTGAACCTCCTTACATATTTTGGATGACCCTATTTGGTTTAATCCTCTTTTTCCAGTCGGGAATACCTCTGGAAACGATCGGTCAACACTACTTGGCGAGTATCTTTTATGTACACAATCAGCTGTTCGGTGAATTTTCAATTATTAACCCTGTAGCATGGTCATTGGAAGTTGAGGTTCAGTATTATCTCATAGCGCCTTTTATTGCCATCTTCTATTTCAAGCTCGAAGACATAAGATCCAGGCACGCATTGCTCCTTTCGATGATAGCACTTTTCATTATCTATCAGCATGCTTTTAGCTGGCAAATCTTACCGCTCCGTGCATCTATTCTTGGCCAACTACAGCACTTCCTGATCGGAATGTTTATGGCTGATGTATATGCTAATAATAAGAACTGGCACAACCAAAAGTCTTATGGATTCGACCTCATTGGCATTGGATCCATAGTACTTATGATGTTCACCTGGACCGAAGAACTTGGAAAGTCGCTCATCTTCTCGATCGGCATGATAGGTTTTTTCGCAGCATGCCTAAAGGGCAGGTTGACTTATAAATTCTTAACCCATTCCTGGGTCAGCATCATTGGCGGCATGTGTTATACCATTTATTTAACACATCTACCCCTCTTAGAACTGGTGTATTCACTCATCGGACGGTTCGGTTACTCATCCCCCTATTGGCTACAGTTATCGATAAGTCTAATCCTCATCCTACCTATGGTCTTACTTAGCAGCATGATCTTTTACAAGTGTATTGAACAACCCTTTATGAAAAAAGAAGCCTTCACAATTTTGGTGAAAGTCATTCAAGCTAAAGAGAATCACTTAAAAGACCAGCACACCATAAACGCTGAAGAACAATGA
- a CDS encoding LruC domain-containing protein translates to MKKIYTYFIVSLLLVGCIEKPEIQVDTEPEQGSSFDFKSTQTVNLDLSFTDNLGLPFTGLKVQLWKVANGVKTEVAFKAFTDGNGQLKSAVELPTYVDRLVLETSFIGIPNNIHVPIEGNQFHFEYNNGQVISKTIDTYQRSNEHNGNGVASAAFQTSNSFTISYMGDYNGRGVPDYLESERDAISSTLLDYINASLPESQPVPQYHPTYLANGKKTTLDIEDYCDVWITFVHEGAGWRNAIAFYTYPTATPPQSLEDIDNINVIFPNLSFSGSGGGMTSGDKVNIGQFEAGTSIGLVLLANGWDGSNSEDYEHIVFADKNLNPEPDEDLRQHNVLLWDNENKLFLLGFEDVRRDNIPFQCDQDFNDAILFVTSNPIEAISTDNVSPVDRPGVLDTDGDGINDILDEYPNDGNKAYDSFYPSSTSYGTFAFEDNWPDYGDYDFNDLVIDYQFKHTLNADNQVVSMSPKFKIRAIGAGYRNGFGFATDLLPSDVTTVSGHSINGAGVTLNGNGTESGQSNAVFIVTTNAHDHFTTGGFVNTEETSAYHEPQEVTLEIDLASPKTYAEIGTVPYNPFVIISQNRGREVHLPGYAPTDLVDLSLLGTQDDDTDLSIGQYYRSKTDLPWGIHLPESFAYPREKVDIRNSHLRFDDWARSFGYSYLDWYRNQTGYRNINGIYSR, encoded by the coding sequence ATGAAAAAGATATACACTTACTTCATCGTGAGTCTACTATTGGTAGGCTGTATTGAAAAGCCTGAAATCCAAGTGGATACAGAACCCGAACAAGGTAGTTCATTTGATTTCAAAAGTACACAAACCGTAAACTTGGACCTGTCGTTTACAGATAACTTAGGACTCCCTTTCACCGGGCTTAAGGTTCAACTATGGAAGGTTGCTAATGGTGTTAAAACAGAAGTCGCATTCAAAGCATTTACTGACGGTAATGGTCAACTGAAAAGCGCAGTAGAACTACCTACATATGTCGATCGCCTAGTATTAGAAACGTCTTTTATCGGTATACCTAACAACATTCACGTGCCCATTGAGGGAAACCAATTTCATTTTGAATACAATAACGGTCAGGTTATTTCCAAAACGATTGATACCTACCAGCGTTCGAATGAACATAACGGAAACGGTGTGGCCTCAGCGGCATTTCAGACTTCCAACAGTTTTACAATCAGCTATATGGGTGATTACAATGGAAGAGGTGTTCCAGATTATTTAGAGTCAGAACGTGATGCTATTTCCAGTACTTTACTAGATTACATCAACGCATCTCTTCCCGAGAGTCAACCCGTTCCACAATATCATCCTACTTATTTGGCCAATGGAAAGAAAACAACCTTAGACATTGAGGACTATTGCGATGTCTGGATCACCTTTGTTCATGAGGGTGCCGGATGGAGAAATGCCATTGCCTTTTATACATATCCAACAGCTACGCCTCCACAGTCTTTGGAAGACATTGATAACATCAATGTGATCTTCCCTAATCTCTCCTTCTCTGGATCAGGAGGTGGAATGACATCTGGGGACAAGGTGAACATCGGGCAATTTGAAGCTGGTACTTCTATTGGCTTAGTACTGCTCGCTAACGGATGGGATGGCAGTAATTCTGAAGATTATGAACATATCGTTTTTGCCGATAAGAACTTAAACCCTGAACCAGATGAAGATTTAAGGCAGCATAACGTACTGCTCTGGGATAATGAAAACAAACTCTTTCTCTTGGGCTTTGAAGATGTTCGTAGAGATAACATTCCTTTCCAATGCGATCAGGATTTCAATGATGCCATCCTCTTTGTTACCTCTAATCCCATTGAAGCGATTAGTACAGATAATGTAAGTCCTGTGGACCGACCTGGCGTTTTAGATACTGATGGAGATGGTATTAACGATATACTGGACGAATATCCAAATGATGGAAACAAAGCTTACGACAGCTTCTACCCTTCCTCAACATCCTATGGCACATTTGCCTTTGAAGACAACTGGCCTGACTACGGGGATTACGATTTCAATGATCTGGTAATAGATTACCAATTCAAGCACACTTTAAATGCAGATAATCAAGTGGTAAGCATGTCGCCTAAATTCAAGATTAGAGCGATCGGTGCAGGTTACAGAAATGGTTTTGGTTTTGCTACTGACTTACTACCATCAGACGTCACCACAGTGTCTGGACATTCCATTAATGGAGCAGGCGTAACATTAAATGGCAACGGAACAGAAAGTGGACAAAGCAATGCAGTATTCATCGTTACAACTAATGCGCACGACCATTTCACAACAGGTGGATTCGTAAATACGGAGGAAACTTCAGCTTATCATGAACCACAAGAAGTGACATTGGAGATTGACTTAGCCAGTCCTAAAACCTATGCGGAAATTGGGACCGTTCCCTATAATCCCTTCGTCATCATCTCCCAAAACAGAGGAAGAGAAGTCCACCTACCCGGCTATGCTCCAACAGATCTCGTGGACTTATCTCTCTTAGGTACTCAAGATGATGATACAGACTTATCAATAGGTCAATACTATAGATCTAAAACAGACCTCCCCTGGGGTATTCATCTGCCGGAAAGCTTCGCCTACCCAAGAGAAAAAGTTGACATTCGAAATAGTCACTTGCGATTTGACGACTGGGCCAGGAGTTTTGGCTATAGCTACCTTGACTGGTATAGAAACCAGACAGGCTACAGAAACATAAACGGTATTTACTCCCGATAA